Proteins encoded together in one Triticum dicoccoides isolate Atlit2015 ecotype Zavitan chromosome 7B, WEW_v2.0, whole genome shotgun sequence window:
- the LOC119336887 gene encoding survival of motor neuron-related-splicing factor 30-like encodes MEDLSVEELASNLSTYKDQLREVRKYIKEKKDDAGISEYVDMEKELQEVITLTEELLATANPSESAQNDVGLSPPNYSAGVHSEALDDLSQSHEKFAVGTKVQAVYSEDGEWYNATIEGLTPIGYFVSYEGWGNKEEVDPANVRALDVEAADALGQAEKEAEATKMALKRKVEQAATSDYQIRSLPTKLKIDPNDPEDVKAAKRKKIHAFKSKARFEQLDFAQNKRQNAWQQFQTTKGKAKKVGFFSGRKKESIFKSPEDHRGKVGVTGSGKGLTDFQRREKHLHLKDGSSGDTLDYEE; translated from the exons ATGGAGGATCTCAGCGTCGAGGAGCTCGCCTCCAATCTCTCCACCTACAAGGACCAGCTCCGCGAG GTTAGGAAGTACATCAAGGAGAAAAAAGATGACGCTGGAATTTCTGAATATGTTGATATGGAAAAGGAGCTTCAAGAG GTTATTACATTAACCGAAGAGCTTTTGGCAACTGCAAATCCAAGTGAGAGTGCGCAGAATGATGTAGGTCTATCACCGCCAAATTATTCTGCTGGAGTGCACTCAGAG GCACTGGATGACCTCTCACAATCCCATGAAAAATTTGCAGTTGGTACCAAAGTGCAAGCTGTGTATAGTGAAGATGGGGAGTG GTACAATGCGACAATTGAAGGTCTGACACCAATCGGCTATTTTGTAAGTTATGAAGGCTGGGGAAACAAGGAAGAG GTGGACCCTGCTAATGTCAGGGCACTTGACGTGGAAGCTGCTGATGCTTTAGGACAAGCTGAAAAAGAAGCTGAAGCGACAAAAATGGCATTAAAGAGAAAAGTTGAACAAGCAGCAACATCTGACTATCAGATTCGTAGCTTACCCACAAAACTTAAGATCGATCCAAATGATCCTGAAGATGTG AAAGCTGCAAAGCGTAAGAAGATCCATGCTTTCAAGTCAAAAGCCCGCTTTGAGCAACTAGATTTCGCACAGAATAAGCGGCAAAATGCATGGCAACAGTTCCAGACTACCAAAGGAAAGGCTAAGAAG GTTGGATTCTTTTCCGGTCGCAAGAAGGAGAGCATCTTCAAGTCACCAGAAGATCACAGAGGTAAGGTGGGGGTCACTGGTAGCGGGAAAGGCCTGACCGACTTCCAGAGGAGGGAGAAGCACCTTCATCTCAAGGATGGTTCTTCTGGGGATACACTGGACTATGAGGAATAA